One part of the Glycine soja cultivar W05 chromosome 11, ASM419377v2, whole genome shotgun sequence genome encodes these proteins:
- the LOC114373270 gene encoding annexin-like protein RJ4, with protein MGVMRSMQDWQNLKLIFFMRPSKTKKGHHEEVIGGSLVQEARPNLWQLSTASKMKITFLSVRKLITSLSFGLFLQKLLEETSDDFYKAVNVAIHCINDHKKYYEKVLRNAIKGVGNNEDGQTRVFVTRAEKDLKDIKELYYKKNSVHLEDTMAKENSGYYKKFLLTLLGKGG; from the exons ATGGGGGTGATGAGATCAATGCAAGATTGGCAAAATCTGAAGCTAATATTCTTCATGAGGCCATCAAAGACAAAGAAAGGTCACCATGAAGAAGTAATCGGGGGATCCTTAGTACAAGAAGCAAGACCCAACTTGTGGCAACTTTCAACAGCTTCAAAGATGAAAATAACATTTCTATCAGTAAG gaaattaatTACTTCACTTTCTTTTGGTCTCTTTTTGCAGAAACTATTGGAGGAAACATCTGACGACTTCTATAAGGCTGTCAATGTTGCAATTCATTGCATCAATGATCACAAGAAGTACTATGAAAAG GTTCTTCGCAATGCGATAAAAGGGGTTGGAAATAATGAGGATGGACAAACACGTGTGTTTGTCACAAGGGCGGAGAAGGACCTGAAGGACATCAAAGAGCtatattataagaaaaacaGTGTTCACCTTGAGGATACAATGGCCAAGGAAAACTCAGGATACTACAAGAAGTTTCTCCTCACTTTGTTGGGGAAAGGAGGCTAA